One stretch of Pyrenophora tritici-repentis strain M4 chromosome 4, whole genome shotgun sequence DNA includes these proteins:
- a CDS encoding ROM1, RhoGEF, Guanine nucleotide exchange factor for Rho/Rac/Cdc42 GTPase has protein sequence MVTRKPGTQALSIRTSPSSTASSPTASVADFDHRELKMAMSDCQPQPQPLSVSIPKNIPSPHGRKPNLSEILNNTAPPPYTLTSFMAFLSQNHCLENLEFTMDASRYRKHYSKMVNRHPGSPISPLSDECAYVLMLWRRLIDAYIRESGPREVNLPAEVRDNLLSLSESYVPPHPSALESAVSKIYELMEESVLVSFLNSVSPQSAHPTMSHDSYAGSNMSRSSTRSYDERSARPSQPPVPASQRASAPSSLASGFMHSRPFSHSRFHSQPTSSAQPAPRVTSGYTSGSDALTDDSGSASSPSGMSDPLTPPGTPPMSDYPMTDFHHAYYENGSHSGTPSPRNSRGDHGLASATRDSWKRVSSKLWPKKKSGGQLRDDEPGVVEGGLF, from the exons ATGGTTACCCGAAAGCCCGGTACCCAGGCCCTCTCGATAAGAACTTCGCCTTCGTCCACTGCCTCGTCACCCACCGCCTCTGTCGCCGACTTTGACCACCGGGAACTCAAGATGGCCATGAGTGACTGCCAGCCCCAGCCCCAGCCATTGTCCGTCTCCATACCGAAAAACATCCCGAGTCCCCATGGCCGCAAGCCCAACCTGTCCGAGATACTCAACAACACAGCACCTCCACCCTACACCCTCACCTCCTTCATGGCCTTCTTATCGCAGAACCACTGCCTCGAGAACCTGGAATTCACAATGGACGCCTCGCGCTACCGCAAGCACTACTCCAAGATGGTCAACCGCCATCCCGGAAGCCCCATCTCGCCCCTCTCCGACGAGTGTGCATACGTTCTCATGCTCTGGCGTCGTTTGATCGATGCCTACATTCGTGAGTCTGGTCCGCGCGAA GTCAACCTTCCAGCCGAAGTCCGCGACAACCTGCTAAGCCTCTCTGAGTCTTACGTGCCGCCCCACCCATCGGCGCTTGAGAGCGCCGTGTCCAAGATCTACGAACTCATGGAAGAGAGTGTACTGGTCTCATTTCTCAACTCCGTTAGCCCACAGAGTGCCCACCCCACCATGAGCCACGACAGTTACGCCGGCAGCAACATGTCCCGCTCGTCGACTCGCAGCTACGATGAACGCAGCGCCCGCCCATCACAGCCACCTGTACCCGCTAGCCAACGAGCCTCGGCACCCTCATCACTCGCCTCGGGCTTCATGCACTCGCGTCCCTTCTCCCACTCTCGATTCCACTCGCAACCCACCTCATCGGCTCAGCCGGCTCCTCGTGTTACCTCTGGCTATACCAGCGGTAGCGATGCCTTGACCGACGACTCCGGTAGCGCTAGCAGCCCGTCTGGCATGAGTGACCCGCTCACGCCCCCTGGTACCCCGCCCATGAGCGACTACCCCATGACCGATTTCCACCACGCCTACTACGAGAATGGCTCCCACAGTGGTACTCCCAGCCCCCGCAACAGCCGGGGCGATCACGGACTCGCCAGCGCTACCAGGGACTCATGGAAGCGTGTGAGCAGCAAGCTCTGgccaaagaagaagagtgGCGGCCAGCTCCGCGACGACGAACCCGGTGTTGTCGAGGGAGGCCTCTTCTAG
- a CDS encoding cell morphogenesis protein Sog2 — protein MSNDAPTPISDDEVVALTKAAFEHSRQDINHRAAAETPRELQQQQPGITIDLGHKNIARLPDEVIDVIRAEIERYTEPLALAVTVSCMLALSHNLLSTLPSRLVECRRLRYLNVRYNAMREIPNAILEMTSLEILDVSRNKIRSIPTKIANLTSLKVLAIAKNKIEELPVCLGEINSLQVLKLDGNMLVFPPPEVCTIKDNAPSPANENERDAVIATQVKRFMRQHVAKERQRDERLRAESSGDESWTESNPETPRPSKRANGGRFPVRPSVGNLDGFSEGKIDSPGLAAPPIPVRSHFRVGSTTSNGNANGNGVSKRRQIPPLVLTNGNNERNRSQSEGSGPSSHRQKRMGIYTNKTSELGSVDELRRTSHFRGFSQGIVMPANAGGSNFPGPATAGFYGDTGTVRSLANRPLSDVREHRRVSRAPDIVVEAAKNFLYAISQLHDCVTHMVRSIKLTAKTKESLRRKEDFYRRFSSTYLNIRALNEVLHKFDRLVEEDEDEAQKLSRSVYMYALRCLDSFMAISLSIAENRIEIVHNANPHIMRTFLLLQQGSLIEMRNACSILGAQFKDSAATPTRLNGGDALATVRARPSRVRRLQASPPQRNGYQMPPPVILHSNDNSRSNTMTSLSAITPRSGESFSMVGPNMTRTNTMTSTMTSNFDEADEDAQFDRVYTKLRNASDGCRTSMTQITRMMREQFDSLRRDLDNEDPRVKALASLIDKSNEAQQMAIPLSSRLSQMQLKDSYTRNQPEFWQQCMGFIKAWQELATAYTQQGREHKLLTTDVKKLMRPLHKMVKEASLAINDSPWSNLTSNNLGSMGPPSLSSITSRTQPPRFLNKPTSTMSSNGGPGFPGPINTAIPPMNSVFSAQPHTATFTSQSSGGYSTPVPATPLSAALGAAAQATVPSTPRMPSQGSNTLNVFERADRLLNQPSRRV, from the exons ATGAGCAACGACGCGCCCACGCCCATCTCGGACGACGAGGTAGTGGCGCTGACCAAGGCGGCTTTTGAACACTCCCGCCAGGACATCAACCACCGCGCCGCTGCCGAGACGCCGCGGGAActgcagcagcagcaaccGGGCATCACCATCGATCTGGGCCACAAGAACATTGCCCGCCTGCCAGACGAGGTGATTGATGTCATCAGGGCTGAGATTGAGAGGTACACTGAACCACTTGCGCTTGCTGTTACCGTCTCGTGCAT GCTCGCTCTTTCCCACAACCTTCTCTCGACCCTTCCGTCCCGCCTAGTAGAATGCAGACGTCTCCGCTACCTCAACGTGCGCTACAATGCCATGCGCGAGATTCCCAATGCC ATCCTCGAAATGACATCCTTGGAGATTCTCGATGTCAGCAGGAACAAGATTAGATCAATCCCGACCAAGATTGCAAACCTGACGTCGCTAAAGGTGCTAGCCATTGCGAAGAACAAGATTGAGGAGCTGCCCGTTTGTCTGGGAGAGATCAACAGTTTGCAGGTCCTTAAGCTAGACGGTAATATGCTCGTATTCCCTCCCCCCGAGGTCTGCACCATCAAGGACAACGCCCCCTCGCCAGCAAACGAGAACGAGCGAGACGCCGTCATCGCCACCCAGGTCAAACGCTTCATGCGCCAACACGTTGCAAAAGAGCGTCAGCGGGACGAGAGGCTACGGGCTGAATCTTCTGGAGACGAGAGTTGGACCGAGAGCAACCCGGAGACACCTCGTCCGTCGAAGCGAGCCAACGGAGGACGATTTCCCGTAAGACCCAGCGTAGGCAACTTGGACGGCTTCTCTGAAGGCAAGATCGACTCTCCCGGCCTGGCCGCCCCGCCTATCCCGGTTCGCTCCCATTTCCGAGTCGGATCTACCACAAGCAATGGTAATGCCAACGGTAATGGCGTCAGCAAGAGACGTCAAATCCCTCCACTGGTCCTGACAAATGGAAACAACGAGCGCAACCGAAGCCAGAGTGAAGGGTCGGGGCCCTCGTCACACCGCCAGAAGCGCATGGGCATATACACCAACAAGACGTCTGAACTGGGGTCAGTGGATGAGCTGCGGCGGACCAGCCACTTCCGTGGTTTCAGCCAGGGCATTGTGATGCCTGCGAATGCGGGGGGCAGTAACTTTCCAGGACCGGCAACCGCGGGCTTCTATGGAGATACAGGCACTGTGAGATCCCTCGCGAATAGGCCGCTATCCGACGTGCGTGAGCACAGACGCGTGTCGCGTGCCCCCGATATCGTCGTTGAAGCTGCCAAGAACTTCCTCTATGCCATCTCGCAGCTTCATGATTGCGTCACACACATGGTACGCTCAATCAAGTTGACGGCCAAGACGAAAGAAAGTCTGCGTCGCAAGGAAGACTTTTACCGCAGGTTCTCCAGCACGTACCTAAACATCCGTGCCTTGAACGAAGTCTTGCACAAGTTCGATAGGCTAGTTGAagaggacgaggacgaggCCCAGAAGCTCTCTAGAAGTGTTTACATGTACGCACTGAGGTGTCTTGACTCCTTCATGGCCATCAGTCTTTCCATCGCCGAGAACCGCATCGAGATTGTCCACAACGCCAACCCGCACATCATGCGGACCTTTTTACTGCTTCAACAAGGCAGTTTGATCGAGATGAGGAACGCTTGCTCAATCTTGGGTGCGCAGTTCAAAGACTCGGCTGCAACCCCAACGAGACTCAACGGTGGTGACGCACTCGCGACAGTACGGGCGCGCCCATCGAGGGTTCGCCGGCTCCAAGCGTCCCCGCCACAGCGGAACGGGTATCAGATGCCTCCGCCCGTCATACTGCACAGTAATGACAATAGCCGATCGAACACCATGACGAGCCTTAGCGCGATAACCCCTCGCTCCGGAGAGTCCTTCTCCATGGTTGGGCCAAACATGACGCGGACAAATACGATGACTAGCACGATGACCAGCAATTTTGACGAAGCAGACGAAGATGCTCAGTTCGACAGAGTCTACACAAAACTCAGGAATGCGTCGGACGGCTGTAGAACCTCCATGACGCAGATCACGCGCATGATGCGAGAGCAATTCGACAGCTTGCGACGCGATCTCGACAACGAGGATCCTAGGGTGAAGGCGTTGGCGAGCCTCATTGATAAGAGCAATGAAGCCCAGCAGATGGCGATCCCTCTGTCTAGTCGGTTATCACAAATGCAGCTCAAAGACAGCTACACGCGAAATCAGCCCGAGTTCTGGCAGCAATGCATGGGTTTCATCAAG GCTTGGCAGGAACTGGCGACTGCGTACACCCAGCAAGGCAGAGAACACAAATTGCTTACTACAGATGTCAAAAAGCTTATGCGACCGTTGCATAAGATGGTCAAGGAGGCTAGTCTGGCTATCAACGACAGTCCTTGGTCAAATCTCACTAGCAACAACTTGGGCTCGATGGGACCGCCGAGTCTATCATCCATCACCTCACGGACTCAGCCACCAAGGTTCCTCAACAAGCCTACGAGCACCATGTCTTCGAATGGCGGACCTGGGTTCCCGGGACCAATCAACACTGCTATTCCTCCCATGAACTCGGTCTTCTCAGCACAACCTCACACGGCGACTTTCACGTCTCAAAGTTCTGGTGGATATAGTACACCGGTCCCCGCAACCCCACTGAGTGCGGCGCTAGGTGCAGCAGCCCAAGCAACTGTTCCCAGCACACCCAGGATGCCTTCGCAAGGTTCCAATACGCTCAACGTTTTCGAGCGAGCCGATCGACTGCTAAACCAACCAAGCCGACGTGTCTGA
- a CDS encoding 60KD-IMP domain containing protein: protein MLSSRLPRHRACQLLVRSSITPQASISRPSTRAFHASAPRKDPLVDAILYLPHEMMSLIHTTVPWYAALPISAFILRALLVTTAGTYARSLYARFMGLLPLRQALALQKRDEILQQRTFRTPREATLATKKELKQVTSALDKRWSTTLDAQICWTVGQIPIFFAMAETTRQKCGAQDGLLGMAMASIKGEGTTMVNESGELVARVTPSLWFDPSLANEGMLWFPDLLIPDPTGMLPFIASGLMFSNFFFTNNSPPTGAKWPTIIRRTLLFASLCIGPLCQNLPAALMLYWCSSTTSVILWNVWLDRMYPVPRGYEACKRPLLMPPAPAPKRRRI, encoded by the coding sequence ATGCTGTCTTCGCGCCTGCCACGGCACAGGGCATGCCAATTGCTCGTGCGAAGCTCCATCACACCCCAAGCCTCAATATCGCGTCCGTCAACACGCGCCTTCCATGCCTCGGCGCCGCGCAAAGACCCCCTCGTTGATGCCATTCTGTATCTCCCGCACGAGATGATGTCACTCATCCATACCACGGTCCCATGGTACGCCGCCTTACCCATCTCGGCCTTTATTCTGCGTGCCCTGCTTGTTACTACAGCCGGAACGTATGCGCGCTCCCTCTACGCACGATTCATGGGTCTGCTGCCGCTCCGACAAGCACTTGCCCTTCAAAAACGAGATGAGATATTGCAGCAAAGGACATTTCGAACTCCTAGAGAGGCTACGTTGGCAACGAAGAAGGAGCTAAAGCAGGTCACATCGGCATTGGACAAGAGGTGGAGCACGACTCTAGACGCGCAGATTTGTTGGACTGTCGGCCAGATACCCATCTTCTTCGCCATGGCTGAGACTACTCGACAGAAATGTGGCGCCCAGGATGGACTGCTAGGCATGGCTATGGCGTCAATCAAGGGCGAGGGTACAACAATGGTCAATGAAAGTGGTGAGCTCGTGGCGCGCGTCACTCCCTCCTTATGGTTTGACCCTTCGCTGGCGAACGAGGGGATGCTGTGGTTTCCAGATCTTCTTATCCCGGACCCTACGGGTATGCTACCCTTCATTGCGTCAGGCCTCATGTTTTCCAATTTCTTCTTCACCAATAACAGTCCTCCAACAGGTGCAAAGTGGCCCACCATCATCAGGAGGACGTTGCTGTTTGCTTCGCTCTGTATAGGGCCACTTTGCCAGAACCTGCCTGCAGCTCTGATGCTTTACTGGTGCTCGAGCACCACGTCGGTCATTTTGTGGAATGTCTGGCTCGACCGAATGTACCCTGTACCACGAGGATACGAGGCATGTAAAAGACCGCTTTTGATGCCACCTGCGCCTGCGCCAAAAAGACGAAGAATCTAG
- a CDS encoding Glycos-transf-1 domain containing protein, whose product MGVLLVLFSLLVPALVAALFVPAALRFAAELVGQHLRRSSRTRRELLLARVASETKTHETEQRKSNKDDDDWEEVGTTPPGSAGKGGKADSEWDGIVGFFHPFCNAGGGGERVLWAAIRAHQKRWPKAVCIVYTGDHDVDKSAILKRVKDRFNIQLHPPTIHFLYLTTRDWVLASRWPRFTLLGQSLGSLVLAYDAFTLLVPDIFIDTMGYAFALGLSSFLFPTVPTGAYVHYPTISTDMLDSLQEGGQGINAGTGAGYRGMAKKKYWQLFAQLYSKVGSTIDVVMTNSTWTQSHIKSLWEPYRIKRSKAIDIDVVFPPVAVEDVMEAVQVSASSEKNRGPYLLYIAQFRPEKNHRLILEAFASFINSKPKLPAYPNKSPKLVLIGSVRNSHDDAKRVYELRLLAHELHIKDNVEFICDAPWPLMLDWMRKASVGVNAMWNEHFGIGVVEYQAAGMISVVNNSGGPKLDIVVEVDGKPTGFHATTAQEYAEGFRKALTLSPEETLAMRQRARKSSERFTDKGFADKWLQNAEKLVALQIQRASH is encoded by the exons ATGGGCGTCTTGCTCGTCTTGTTCTCCCTGCTGGTGCCCGCGCTTGTGGCCGCTCTCTTTGTGCCCGCAGCCCTACGCTTCGCTGCGGAACTAGTGGGACAACACCTTCGGCGATCCTCCCGCACACGGCGAGAGCTGCTACTGGCCAGGGTAGCAAGCGAAACCAAGACTCATGAGACAGAACAGAGGAAAAGCAACAAGGACGACGATGACTGGGAAGAGGTTGGAACCACGCCTCCCGGTAGTGCAGGAAAGGGAGGAAAAGCGGACAGCGAGTGGGACGGCATTGTGGGCTTCTTCCACCCCTTCTG CAATGCGGGAGGAGGCGGCGAACGAGTCCTCTGGGCAGCCATTCGAGCACACCAGAAACGCTGGCCAAAGGCTGTCTGTATAGTCTATACCGGAGACCACGATGTCGACAAAAGTGCCATACTCAAGCGCGTCAAGGATCGCTTCAACATCCAGCTACACCCACCGACCATTCACTTCCTCTACCTCACAACCCGCGATTGGGTCCTCGCAAGCAGATGGCCGCGCTTCACTCTTCTCGGACAGTCTCTTGGTTCCCTGGTGCTCGCATACGATGCTTTTACGCTCCTCGTCCCAGACATATTCATAGATACTATGGGCTATGCTTTTGCACTCGGCCTATCCTCGTTCCTCTTCCCAACCGTACCAACAGGCGCATACGTTCACTATCCCACCATATCGACCGATATGTTAGACTCTTTGCAAGAAGGAGGTCAGGGAATCAACGCGGGAACGGGGGCTGGATATCGCGGCATGGCAAAGAAAAAGTACTGGCAACTGTTCGCACAGCTTTACAGCAAAGTGGGTAGCACCATCGATGTGGTAATGACAAACTCTACCTGGACGCAGAGCCATATCAAATCGCTTTGGGAACCATATCGTATCAAGCGCAGCAAGGCTATCGACATTGACGTCGTCTTTCCACCCGTTGCTGTTGAGGATGTCATGGAAGCCGTCCAAGTCTCAGCATCTAGCGAAAAGAACCGCGGCCCTTATTTACTTTACATTGCGCAGTTCCGACCCGAGAAGAACCACCGACTCATCCTCGAAGCTTTTGCCTCTTTTATAAATTCCAAGCCTAAACTCCCAGCGTATCCCAACAAGTCCCCCAAGCTCGTCCTGATAGGCTCGGTGCGGAACTCCCACGACGACGCCAAACGTGTTTACGAGCTGCGTCTCTTGGCACACGAGTTGCATATCAAGGACAATGTCGAATTCATATGCGATGCACCATGGCCGCTCATGCTCGACTGGATGCGCAAGGCCAGCGTAGGCGTAAACGCAATGTGGAACGAACATTTCGGCATTGGCGTTGTCGAGTACCAAGCCGCAGGAATGATATCTGTCGTCAACAACTCCGGAGGACCCAAGTTAGACATCGTAGTCGAGGTAGATGGAAAGCCCACTG GTTTCCACGCAACAACCGCACAGGAATACGCAGAAGGCTTCCGAAAGGCACTTACTCTGTCACCGGAAGAAACGCTAGCTATGAGACAACGAGCTCGCAAGTCTTCTGAGCGCTTCACAGACAAGGGGTTCGCGGATAAATGGTTGCAAAATGCGGAGAAGTTGGTGGCATTGCAGATTCAACGTGCGTCCCACTGA